The proteins below are encoded in one region of Parvicella tangerina:
- a CDS encoding alpha/beta hydrolase family protein → MKESIVIEERILADITFAENSEWMVVFCHGYKGYKDWGAWNLVADHFSKNGIDFLKFNFSLNGGTLSDPIDFPDLDAFGRNTYSQEVIDTNAVISFICENYPEKEIAIIGHSRGGGIATLVAAQNDCVSRLITWAGVCDFKRRFPKNKELEEWQRTGVRYVLNGRTKQKMPHFYSFYEDFLIHEKELDILNWTSKITIPHLIIHGEEDEAVNSSEAKELHAVNPESELLIVTGGHTFGSKHPWIKKELPTALRTVVDQSIKFVK, encoded by the coding sequence ATGAAAGAATCCATTGTCATAGAAGAGAGAATATTGGCAGATATCACATTTGCTGAGAATAGTGAATGGATGGTCGTTTTCTGTCATGGTTACAAGGGCTATAAAGATTGGGGAGCCTGGAATTTAGTAGCTGATCATTTTAGTAAGAATGGGATTGATTTCCTGAAGTTCAATTTTTCCCTGAATGGAGGTACACTCAGTGACCCGATTGACTTTCCTGATCTTGATGCCTTTGGCAGAAACACTTACTCTCAGGAGGTGATAGATACGAATGCAGTGATCTCATTTATATGCGAAAATTATCCCGAAAAAGAAATTGCAATTATTGGGCACAGTAGGGGAGGAGGAATAGCAACTTTAGTCGCAGCACAGAATGATTGTGTATCCAGGTTAATTACCTGGGCCGGAGTATGTGATTTTAAGAGAAGATTTCCAAAGAATAAAGAACTGGAGGAGTGGCAGCGAACTGGTGTACGCTATGTGCTAAATGGACGGACAAAACAAAAAATGCCTCACTTTTACTCGTTCTATGAAGATTTCTTGATACATGAGAAAGAACTTGATATTTTGAACTGGACTTCAAAGATTACTATTCCTCATTTGATTATTCATGGTGAAGAAGATGAAGCGGTAAACTCCTCTGAGGCTAAGGAATTACATGCAGTCAATCCAGAATCTGAACTGTTGATCGTTACGGGGGGACATACGTTTGGTAGTAAGCATCCATGGATTAAAAAAGAATTACCTACTGCGCTAAGAACAGTTGTTGATCAATCTATAAAATTTGTTAAATAA
- a CDS encoding glycosyltransferase family protein, producing the protein MHARRILISPLDWGLGHTTRTLPIIDILINKGHKVTVACNDRQKALIKKDYPTIKFVHLDGYDVEYSLNTSMAWNMIKQSPKITRNIKRENKWLEEFIDENPQDFIISDNRFGFYHPRVENVYITHQINIQGPAIIKPILFGLHKSYIDNFHHCWIPDTSDSLLAGDLSKTNIERFKYIGPVSRFKKAATDDQTKYKYLGIASGPEPQKSAFCKLLEEKFLEIDEPCAIIGGEPLSKESNQIENITYFPHLGTPDFYEAVSSSEVIISRSGYSTIMDFSILQKPIFFVPTPGQTEQEYLAKFHYEQSGIGYCKQSEFNLAKVKTANKLPQASPEEWRDKIWEVITLL; encoded by the coding sequence TTGCACGCAAGAAGAATTCTCATATCACCATTAGATTGGGGCCTCGGGCATACTACTCGAACCCTCCCGATCATTGATATTCTCATTAATAAAGGGCATAAGGTTACCGTGGCCTGTAATGACAGACAAAAAGCATTAATCAAAAAGGATTATCCCACCATTAAGTTCGTTCATCTGGATGGTTATGATGTGGAGTATTCGCTGAATACTTCTATGGCCTGGAACATGATTAAGCAGAGTCCTAAGATCACGCGCAACATCAAACGAGAGAATAAGTGGCTGGAGGAGTTTATTGATGAAAACCCACAAGATTTTATTATTTCTGATAATCGTTTTGGATTCTACCACCCAAGAGTGGAGAATGTTTACATTACTCATCAGATCAATATTCAGGGCCCTGCAATCATCAAACCTATTCTTTTTGGATTACATAAAAGCTATATTGACAACTTCCACCACTGCTGGATTCCTGACACAAGTGACAGCCTGCTGGCTGGTGACTTGTCGAAAACGAACATTGAGCGATTTAAATACATTGGTCCGGTAAGTCGATTCAAAAAAGCGGCAACTGATGACCAAACCAAATATAAATATCTTGGAATTGCTTCTGGTCCAGAACCTCAAAAAAGTGCATTCTGTAAATTGCTAGAAGAAAAATTCTTAGAAATTGACGAACCTTGCGCTATTATCGGTGGAGAACCATTAAGTAAGGAATCCAACCAAATCGAAAACATTACTTATTTTCCTCACCTCGGAACACCTGATTTTTATGAAGCCGTCTCCTCAAGTGAGGTAATCATATCACGCTCTGGGTACAGCACAATAATGGACTTTTCGATACTCCAGAAACCTATTTTCTTTGTTCCAACACCAGGACAAACGGAACAAGAATACCTCGCGAAATTCCATTATGAACAATCAGGAATCGGCTATTGTAAACAAAGTGAGTTCAACCTGGCAAAAGTTAAAACGGCCAATAAGCTACCTCAAGCTTCTCCCGAAGAATGGAGAGACAAAATCTGGGAGGTGATTACGCTTCTTTAG
- a CDS encoding glycoside hydrolase family 3 N-terminal domain-containing protein, with protein MKFALFSALIFVAFQTVSSQEIPERGQFSLTDFYDYDPDLERKVDEVFNTLNDTLIVGQLIVPAVGKHGKETTHVVELAEKGMVGGVLLLNGNVTSFSNFVTQFDSIANVNGYLRPIYSADAEPTLIRYKIKETTPVPKTNEIKTPEEVTEVAKTISKDLNAIGITQNFAPVIDASPNQTVSNRSFGLNMDTVINFSNLFIEETQNNQIIATAKHFPGHGFVQGDTHKQLVYIDGEMKEVRNYVPVIENGVLSIMVAHIAVTNNESYDTEGLPSTCSRKIVTDLLKGELDFRGLVITDAMNMGGVREVPNSGLKAIMAGCDQLLMPVEEMDDVYDILAEMKVNEDFRQQVYTSVKKIIRLKICLGIVE; from the coding sequence ATGAAATTTGCATTGTTTTCAGCTCTAATTTTTGTCGCTTTTCAAACAGTATCTTCACAGGAAATACCTGAACGCGGGCAGTTTTCGTTAACTGATTTTTATGATTATGATCCTGATCTAGAACGAAAAGTAGATGAAGTCTTTAATACACTAAATGATACACTAATTGTTGGGCAGTTGATTGTTCCAGCTGTTGGTAAGCACGGTAAAGAGACAACTCATGTCGTAGAGTTGGCTGAAAAGGGAATGGTCGGAGGGGTTCTTTTGTTAAACGGAAACGTGACTTCATTTAGTAATTTTGTTACTCAGTTTGACAGCATTGCAAATGTGAATGGTTATCTGAGACCAATCTATAGTGCAGATGCGGAGCCAACATTGATTAGGTATAAGATCAAAGAAACTACTCCAGTTCCAAAAACCAATGAGATCAAAACTCCGGAGGAAGTAACCGAAGTAGCCAAAACGATTAGTAAGGACTTAAATGCAATTGGGATTACCCAGAATTTTGCCCCAGTTATCGATGCTTCACCAAATCAAACGGTTAGCAATAGGAGTTTTGGTCTGAATATGGATACGGTAATCAACTTTTCTAATTTGTTCATTGAGGAAACACAGAATAATCAGATCATTGCTACTGCGAAGCATTTTCCTGGACATGGATTTGTTCAGGGGGATACACATAAACAACTGGTCTATATTGACGGGGAAATGAAGGAGGTTAGGAATTACGTTCCCGTCATTGAGAACGGTGTGCTTTCGATCATGGTTGCGCACATCGCAGTTACGAATAATGAGTCGTATGATACAGAAGGCCTACCTTCAACCTGTTCTAGAAAGATAGTCACTGATTTGTTGAAAGGAGAATTGGATTTTAGAGGGTTAGTAATTACTGATGCTATGAATATGGGAGGAGTGAGAGAAGTTCCTAATAGTGGTCTAAAGGCCATTATGGCAGGTTGTGATCAGTTGCTGATGCCAGTAGAGGAAATGGATGATGTTTATGATATTCTTGCTGAAATGAAAGTAAATGAAGACTTTCGTCAACAAGTGTACACATCGGTTAAGAAAATCATTCGATTAAAGATTTGTTTAGGAATTGTTGAGTAG
- a CDS encoding caspase family protein, with amino-acid sequence MNKFLGLITLLCFSSFLWSQKNGDFVVQSGHSSEVTQLAFSHDGDIFASAGMDHNIILWELESGKQLRMLAGHRATINAIAFMPGDSILASCSNDSTIRFWDTYTGKEIASTKTTFLPTAMSYNKLNRKWYITAKICYEYDLKSNKLTVLKSPKRRPFNYVYALNSGTVLFGNTKSIRHYQLRDTTIVKGNGSILYCDQDADDMSQFVTASKNGNINLYHEGDKKAKFKKTLKTGLGKFNEIRDLSTRDDLILYMTKNNAACLINKQTGLEEKVFLSNYYKANAVKIHPSKDLIITGANDGKIYLWDIKTGVLIREFKSNSSSINFAKFSPDGNKVILGYDAGLIRVWDLQYGGTIRTYKFQLTNRQMKKGWRYRVLSLTDHNDSLYTFKVALTKPYPGTVYFKETRYYDFTWNINSNQKTFTQRFVNNYDLGVADYSTIVDKQNLVFQNDSIFIVGNGTFVDEYLNDDAKNTGFQTPHSNPLTSVDYHLDKDIYITASWDGKVLLYNSNRKMIASLVALGVDDFVIVNTDNYYYATKGALQYVGFADGHEIQSFQQFDLEYNRPEIVYQSIPYGNSEIISMLEKLHEKRMERAKSLGLNSDPNADPPQVKITSLSGPVTKSSEAKVKVVATDKIGIRNCQVKIDGVPTFTTTKYHFGKTSIDTTLTVKLQGGINKIEITAINTNNVASLSKTIYIRYDKKPAKPDLYFVGIGVSEYLDSAKNLKYATKDIVDVENTLKKSKTFNKIHSMTLFNHQVGKDSLGIIDDFLASAKVSDAVIVYYAGHGMLNKELEYFLATYDNNFFKPEEKGIPYQQLEDKLIACESRKKLLFLDACHSGEVDTNSAIIKDGDVEIGKEIIFRSAGGVAIDQGESLDAVKAVFADLKESNGITVISSAGGADYAVESDQWENGAFTYCLTKGLKSGQTDLDANGVTTVSDLLLYLQINVPIMTHGYQVPTYRTENIDNDFVLWKK; translated from the coding sequence ATGAATAAGTTTCTCGGATTAATTACGCTACTTTGTTTTTCATCATTTTTGTGGTCTCAAAAAAATGGTGATTTCGTTGTACAGTCAGGTCACTCATCAGAAGTAACCCAGCTAGCTTTCTCGCATGATGGAGACATCTTTGCTTCTGCTGGTATGGACCATAACATTATACTTTGGGAGTTAGAGTCTGGAAAGCAATTGCGTATGCTTGCTGGACATCGGGCTACGATCAACGCAATAGCATTTATGCCTGGAGATAGTATTTTAGCGAGCTGTTCAAACGACTCCACAATCCGCTTTTGGGATACGTATACAGGAAAGGAGATTGCCTCAACAAAAACAACCTTCCTACCCACTGCAATGTCTTATAACAAGCTGAATCGCAAATGGTACATCACAGCCAAAATATGTTATGAATACGACTTAAAAAGCAACAAGCTCACTGTTTTAAAGTCTCCTAAAAGAAGGCCGTTCAACTACGTATATGCCTTGAACTCTGGCACCGTGCTATTTGGAAACACAAAATCTATTCGGCACTACCAACTAAGAGACACAACAATTGTCAAAGGAAATGGCTCCATCTTATACTGCGACCAAGATGCGGATGATATGAGCCAATTTGTTACTGCATCAAAAAATGGTAATATCAACCTCTACCATGAGGGCGATAAAAAAGCGAAATTCAAAAAGACCCTAAAAACTGGCTTGGGTAAGTTCAATGAAATTAGGGATCTTTCCACGCGTGATGACCTGATCCTGTACATGACAAAAAACAATGCGGCATGTCTGATCAACAAACAAACGGGGTTAGAAGAGAAAGTTTTCTTAAGTAATTATTACAAGGCAAATGCTGTTAAAATCCACCCATCAAAAGACCTTATTATCACAGGTGCGAATGATGGCAAAATTTATCTTTGGGACATCAAAACAGGAGTACTCATCAGAGAGTTCAAAAGCAATAGTTCATCGATTAATTTTGCAAAGTTCTCTCCTGATGGAAACAAAGTTATTCTTGGATATGACGCTGGATTAATTCGTGTTTGGGACTTACAATACGGAGGTACAATTCGTACCTACAAATTTCAATTGACCAACCGTCAAATGAAGAAAGGGTGGCGTTATAGAGTACTTTCCCTCACTGACCATAATGATAGCCTTTACACGTTCAAGGTAGCGCTGACCAAACCCTATCCAGGAACTGTTTATTTTAAAGAAACCCGCTATTATGATTTCACCTGGAATATCAACAGTAATCAAAAAACGTTCACGCAACGATTTGTAAATAACTATGACCTTGGCGTTGCTGACTATAGCACCATTGTTGATAAACAAAACCTTGTGTTTCAGAATGACTCCATCTTCATCGTAGGGAACGGAACTTTTGTAGATGAATACCTTAATGATGATGCCAAAAACACGGGCTTTCAAACTCCACATTCTAACCCTTTAACCTCCGTGGATTACCATCTTGATAAGGATATTTATATCACAGCAAGCTGGGATGGGAAAGTACTGCTATACAACAGTAACCGAAAGATGATCGCTAGCCTTGTTGCACTTGGGGTGGATGATTTTGTTATTGTAAATACAGACAACTACTACTATGCGACAAAAGGAGCACTACAGTACGTTGGATTTGCGGATGGTCATGAAATTCAATCATTTCAGCAGTTTGACCTAGAATATAACCGTCCTGAAATTGTCTATCAATCAATCCCTTACGGCAACTCTGAAATCATCAGCATGCTTGAAAAATTGCATGAAAAACGAATGGAACGCGCCAAGTCCCTTGGGTTAAACAGTGATCCAAACGCTGACCCTCCACAAGTGAAAATCACTTCTTTATCTGGACCTGTAACCAAATCAAGTGAGGCAAAAGTAAAAGTAGTCGCTACTGACAAGATCGGCATTAGAAACTGTCAAGTCAAAATTGACGGTGTTCCTACCTTCACAACAACCAAATATCACTTTGGTAAAACGTCTATAGACACCACATTAACGGTCAAACTTCAAGGAGGAATTAATAAAATTGAGATCACCGCCATCAATACTAACAACGTAGCTTCGTTAAGTAAAACGATTTACATCCGGTATGACAAAAAACCAGCAAAACCTGACCTTTACTTTGTGGGTATCGGAGTTTCAGAGTACCTCGATTCTGCTAAAAACCTGAAATATGCCACAAAAGACATCGTAGATGTTGAAAACACGTTAAAGAAATCAAAAACCTTTAACAAAATACACTCCATGACGCTTTTCAATCATCAGGTGGGCAAAGATAGTTTAGGTATTATCGATGACTTTCTAGCCAGCGCTAAAGTGAGTGATGCTGTAATTGTTTATTATGCCGGTCATGGAATGCTCAATAAAGAACTCGAGTATTTTCTGGCGACTTATGACAACAACTTTTTCAAACCAGAGGAAAAAGGAATACCCTACCAACAGCTAGAGGATAAGTTAATAGCTTGCGAAAGCAGAAAAAAACTTCTCTTTCTTGATGCTTGCCATAGCGGTGAAGTGGATACCAATAGCGCTATTATTAAGGATGGTGATGTGGAAATTGGAAAGGAAATCATCTTTAGGAGTGCAGGTGGTGTAGCTATAGACCAAGGAGAATCTCTGGATGCTGTAAAGGCTGTGTTTGCGGACCTAAAGGAGAGCAACGGTATTACCGTTATATCTAGTGCTGGAGGTGCCGATTATGCCGTAGAAAGTGATCAATGGGAAAATGGAGCGTTCACCTACTGTCTAACCAAAGGATTAAAGTCTGGACAAACCGATTTGGACGCAAATGGCGTTACAACAGTATCAGACCTCTTGCTATACCTTCAGATCAATGTGCCTATTATGACGCATGGCTATCAAGTACCTACTTATCGAACAGAAAACATTGACAACGACTTTGTATTATGGAAAAAATAA
- a CDS encoding TolC family protein, protein MKVLTSLLLIGLGFQITAQNSFSLESAKQYALEHNKDFQNARLDELIMKKKVWETTAQGLPQISAEGKFQNYIDIPTQLVPAQTFNPMAPEGEFIGLKFGTDYNVNGTLSVSQLVFSGNYIVGLQAVKASQEMYSVLSEKKAIDIKANVTEAYYTVLVLKENRSILDSTFYTMQELLESTQKLVDEKVMIATNASQLELSVLQVQNAISQIDAQIEMAKDLLKYQMGMKLSEQISLEGNIENVELGESQKVDPTQNIDYQVVNSQLTLNELNLKNMKANYLPTLGAFFSHQQVAQRNEFNFFDGEEDWFPTTIWGLQLSIPIFSSGQKAAQVSQAKIEVEKTQNQLDFVEQGLQLQVNQATTNYVLAKKTLALKKKSIEVAQQVFDDNQILYKEGVVSSIELTQSQSQLLQTQTEYTNALYELVKAKVALDKLANKL, encoded by the coding sequence ATGAAAGTACTAACCTCATTACTGTTGATTGGACTTGGTTTTCAGATCACAGCACAGAACTCTTTTAGTTTGGAGTCTGCCAAGCAATATGCATTAGAGCATAACAAAGACTTTCAAAATGCACGGTTGGATGAGTTGATTATGAAGAAAAAAGTGTGGGAAACGACTGCACAGGGATTACCACAAATTTCCGCAGAAGGGAAATTTCAGAATTATATAGACATCCCAACTCAGCTTGTGCCGGCACAAACGTTTAACCCAATGGCTCCTGAGGGTGAATTTATTGGTTTGAAGTTTGGAACAGATTATAATGTAAATGGAACGCTATCTGTGTCTCAGTTAGTGTTTAGTGGAAATTATATCGTAGGACTTCAGGCCGTTAAGGCAAGTCAGGAAATGTATTCTGTGCTAAGTGAGAAAAAAGCAATTGATATAAAAGCGAATGTAACAGAAGCTTATTACACCGTATTGGTTCTTAAGGAGAATAGATCTATTCTGGATAGTACATTTTACACAATGCAGGAATTGCTTGAATCAACTCAGAAATTAGTAGATGAAAAAGTGATGATAGCAACAAATGCATCTCAGTTAGAACTTTCTGTACTTCAGGTTCAAAATGCAATTTCGCAGATCGATGCACAAATTGAAATGGCAAAAGACCTACTAAAATATCAGATGGGGATGAAGCTTTCTGAACAGATCTCTCTTGAAGGTAATATCGAAAATGTAGAGCTAGGTGAATCACAAAAAGTAGATCCAACGCAGAATATTGATTATCAGGTAGTGAACTCACAACTTACGTTGAACGAATTGAACCTGAAGAATATGAAAGCAAACTATCTTCCCACTTTGGGAGCATTTTTTTCGCATCAACAGGTTGCTCAAAGGAATGAATTTAACTTCTTTGACGGTGAGGAAGATTGGTTCCCAACAACTATATGGGGATTGCAGTTAAGTATTCCGATTTTTAGCAGCGGACAGAAAGCTGCTCAGGTAAGTCAAGCCAAAATTGAAGTTGAAAAGACACAAAATCAACTTGACTTTGTTGAGCAAGGATTACAATTGCAGGTTAATCAGGCAACAACTAATTATGTGTTGGCAAAGAAAACACTTGCATTAAAAAAGAAATCAATAGAGGTTGCGCAACAAGTATTTGATGATAATCAGATTCTCTATAAAGAAGGAGTTGTTTCAAGTATTGAATTAACGCAATCTCAGAGTCAGTTATTACAAACACAAACAGAATATACTAATGCACTTTATGAACTAGTAAAAGCAAAAGTGGCATTAGACAAACTAGCTAACAAATTATAA
- a CDS encoding nucleotide exchange factor GrpE → MSKENVEKKAEEQEEVTSAQNDSDSKEEETVETEPTEELSELEKKEMEYKELHDKYIRLFSEFDNFRKRTAKEKLDLMASAGGDIMKEMLPILDDFERAMANNQNAEDIESIKEGFNLIHNKLIHNLTNKGLKPMESMHEEFDVNKHEALTQIPAPSEDLKGKVVDVVEKGYLLNDKVLRFAKVVVGQ, encoded by the coding sequence ATGAGCAAAGAAAACGTTGAGAAGAAAGCAGAAGAACAAGAAGAAGTTACTTCTGCACAAAATGATTCTGACAGCAAAGAAGAGGAAACTGTAGAGACCGAGCCAACAGAAGAGCTTTCGGAACTTGAAAAGAAAGAAATGGAGTACAAAGAGCTTCATGACAAATATATTCGACTATTCAGTGAATTTGACAATTTCAGAAAGCGAACAGCTAAGGAAAAACTCGATCTTATGGCTTCTGCGGGTGGTGATATCATGAAAGAGATGCTGCCCATCCTCGATGATTTCGAACGCGCCATGGCGAACAATCAGAACGCAGAAGATATCGAATCCATCAAGGAAGGTTTTAATTTGATTCACAACAAATTGATTCATAACCTTACCAATAAAGGGCTAAAACCTATGGAGTCAATGCATGAGGAGTTTGACGTGAACAAGCACGAAGCCTTAACACAAATCCCCGCACCTTCTGAAGACCTCAAAGGTAAAGTGGTAGATGTTGTAGAAAAAGGATACTTGCTAAACGACAAAGTTCTTCGTTTTGCTAAAGTTGTTGTCGGACAATAA
- the yihA gene encoding ribosome biogenesis GTP-binding protein YihA/YsxC, producing the protein MDLKEAKFVMSNTDWRKCPKPVLPEYAFIGRSNVGKSSLINMLCQRKSLAKVSSTPGKTQLINHFLINDNWYLADLPGYGYAKVSKVKRTKFHNFTLDYLRNRENLMCTFVLVDSRIKPQTIDLEFFEFCGTKKIPFVIVFTKFDKLKKTEKEKNIALYQEKLLESWNALPPMFFTSAVKGTGRDEILDFIAETNTLFNP; encoded by the coding sequence ATGGACCTGAAAGAGGCAAAATTCGTAATGAGCAATACCGATTGGCGCAAATGTCCCAAGCCGGTATTACCAGAGTATGCCTTTATTGGTAGAAGTAATGTTGGAAAATCATCTTTGATCAATATGCTATGCCAAAGAAAAAGTCTGGCTAAAGTGTCCTCTACCCCTGGAAAAACGCAATTGATCAATCACTTTCTGATTAATGATAATTGGTACCTAGCTGACTTACCAGGATATGGATATGCCAAGGTTTCGAAAGTCAAGAGAACTAAATTCCACAATTTCACATTAGATTACCTTAGAAATCGAGAGAATCTAATGTGTACGTTCGTATTAGTTGACAGCAGAATCAAGCCCCAAACGATAGATTTAGAGTTCTTTGAATTCTGTGGCACAAAAAAAATTCCTTTTGTAATTGTTTTCACTAAATTTGATAAACTCAAAAAGACGGAAAAAGAAAAAAACATTGCCTTATATCAGGAAAAATTACTCGAATCATGGAACGCACTTCCACCAATGTTCTTTACTTCAGCGGTAAAAGGAACTGGTAGAGATGAAATTCTGGATTTCATCGCTGAAACAAACACGTTATTCAATCCCTAA
- the dnaJ gene encoding molecular chaperone DnaJ, with product MSKRDYYEILGLSKGASEVEIKKAYRKLAIKFHPDKNPGDTAAEQKFKEAAEAYDVLGDPQKRSRYDQFGHAGVDGQGFGGGGMNMDDIFSQFGDIFGSAFGGAFGGGGGGRRRARRKGSDLRVKMKLTLSEMVNGVEKKIKVNKMVAAKGVDFKTCTTCNGTGQTVRVTNTVLGQMQMATTCGTCNGSGQIIGNRPPGVDANGLEKKESVITIKIPAGVEDGMQLNMQGNGNEIPGGIPGDLLIQIIGEEHDELERHGSDIHYDLHISFIDAALGTSVEVPLVDGKARIKIEPGTQSGKILRLKGKGVPDINGYGKGDQLINIQVWTPQKLTKEERTILEGLRDNESFQPDKKEAKGFFQRVKEHFS from the coding sequence ATGAGTAAAAGAGATTATTACGAAATATTAGGATTAAGCAAAGGAGCGTCTGAAGTAGAGATCAAAAAAGCCTACCGTAAGTTGGCTATCAAATTTCACCCAGACAAAAACCCAGGAGATACTGCTGCTGAGCAAAAGTTTAAGGAAGCTGCTGAAGCTTATGATGTTCTAGGTGATCCTCAAAAGAGATCAAGGTATGACCAATTTGGTCATGCTGGTGTAGACGGCCAAGGATTTGGTGGCGGAGGAATGAACATGGACGATATCTTCTCTCAATTTGGAGACATTTTTGGTAGCGCATTCGGTGGTGCCTTTGGAGGAGGTGGAGGAGGAAGAAGAAGAGCTAGACGAAAAGGTTCTGACCTCAGAGTGAAAATGAAGTTAACCCTTTCTGAGATGGTTAACGGAGTCGAAAAGAAAATCAAGGTCAACAAAATGGTAGCTGCCAAAGGAGTTGACTTTAAGACTTGTACAACGTGTAATGGAACTGGTCAAACCGTAAGAGTTACCAACACTGTACTTGGGCAGATGCAAATGGCAACAACCTGTGGCACTTGTAATGGCTCAGGACAGATCATTGGCAACCGACCTCCAGGTGTTGATGCAAATGGACTCGAGAAAAAAGAGTCAGTCATAACGATCAAAATACCTGCGGGTGTTGAAGACGGTATGCAGTTAAACATGCAAGGAAATGGAAATGAAATTCCTGGTGGGATTCCTGGTGACCTCCTCATTCAAATTATCGGTGAAGAACACGATGAATTGGAACGACACGGATCGGACATTCATTATGACCTCCACATTAGTTTTATTGATGCAGCATTAGGAACTAGTGTTGAAGTGCCATTGGTAGATGGAAAGGCTCGAATAAAAATAGAACCTGGAACTCAAAGCGGAAAAATTCTTCGTCTGAAAGGCAAAGGTGTTCCAGACATTAACGGCTATGGAAAAGGAGATCAACTCATCAACATACAAGTTTGGACTCCTCAAAAGCTTACAAAGGAAGAAAGAACTATCCTTGAAGGATTGCGAGACAATGAAAGCTTTCAGCCTGACAAGAAAGAGGCGAAAGGCTTCTTTCAACGAGTAAAAGAACACTTTAGTTAA
- a CDS encoding TetR/AcrR family transcriptional regulator encodes MENEYKLELTQKIAEVFMRLGIRSVNMDDLARNLSVSKKTLYKYFKDKSDVVKQVTQTIFNTEEELIAGVVETSENAIDENIRIFEIANRMLKDLHPSVLFDLQKYYPESFQIFHDHKNKFIKSCVVANLERGIEEGLYRPNLNVKIIAGLYLTRIGIIWDEELFPSGEFKHSEIHLEIIRYHIRGIASPEGLEYLSKRISQEFPNLL; translated from the coding sequence ATGGAAAATGAATACAAATTAGAATTGACACAAAAGATTGCTGAGGTCTTTATGAGACTTGGTATCAGGAGTGTGAATATGGATGATTTGGCAAGAAATTTATCAGTTTCTAAGAAAACGCTATACAAGTACTTTAAGGATAAATCTGATGTTGTTAAACAGGTCACACAGACAATTTTTAATACTGAAGAAGAATTGATTGCTGGAGTAGTTGAGACTTCAGAGAATGCTATCGATGAGAATATAAGAATCTTTGAGATTGCTAACAGAATGTTAAAAGATCTGCATCCTTCGGTACTTTTTGATCTTCAGAAGTATTATCCTGAATCATTTCAGATTTTTCACGACCACAAGAATAAATTTATCAAAAGTTGTGTCGTGGCAAACCTGGAAAGAGGAATTGAAGAGGGATTGTATCGTCCGAATCTGAATGTTAAGATCATAGCCGGATTATACTTAACGAGAATAGGAATAATATGGGATGAAGAGCTTTTTCCATCAGGAGAATTTAAACACTCAGAAATACATCTGGAGATTATCAGGTATCACATAAGAGGCATCGCTTCTCCAGAGGGCTTAGAATATTTATCAAAACGAATATCACAAGAATTTCCAAATTTATTATGA
- a CDS encoding peptidylprolyl isomerase codes for MKKAIIHTEKGDMHVDFYHKDAPKTVENFIKLSEEGFYDGLTFHRVIPEFVIQGGCPQGTGVGGPGYTIDCELDGDNQYHDRGVLSMAHAGRNTGGSQFFVCHNRKNTAHLDRNHTCFGKVTTGIEVVDEIRPGDKINSIEVIED; via the coding sequence ATGAAGAAGGCAATTATACATACCGAAAAGGGAGACATGCACGTAGACTTTTATCACAAAGATGCTCCTAAAACAGTTGAGAATTTTATCAAGTTATCAGAAGAAGGATTTTATGATGGTTTGACTTTTCATAGGGTTATTCCTGAATTTGTGATCCAGGGAGGATGTCCTCAGGGTACAGGTGTAGGAGGTCCGGGATACACCATTGACTGCGAGTTAGATGGAGATAATCAGTATCATGATAGAGGCGTTTTGTCCATGGCTCATGCAGGAAGAAACACAGGAGGATCGCAGTTCTTTGTTTGTCATAACAGAAAGAACACGGCTCATTTGGATAGGAACCACACATGCTTTGGAAAAGTGACAACCGGTATTGAAGTGGTGGATGAAATTCGTCCAGGTGATAAAATCAATAGTATTGAGGTTATTGAAGATTAA